In Streptomyces sp. NBC_00569, a single genomic region encodes these proteins:
- a CDS encoding FAD-dependent oxidoreductase yields MDSDASSDVIVVGGGVIGLTTALELVGMGRRVRVWTRDPTPLTTSAVAGALWWPYRIDPVERVTDWSLRSLRVYEELATRPGTAGVRMAEGVHADTVLDGLGPWADGVAGLRPATATEYGGGAGLWARLPLVDMPVHLEWLKERFLAAGGRVETREVSDLAEAGAAAPVVVNCTGIGARTLVPDDSVRPLRGQLVLVENPGVDTWFTGGGDSPDTSTYFFPQPGRLILGGTAQEDDWSLDPDPAVAEAIVARCAGVRPEIAGARVIGHRVGLRPTRPEVRVERERASWGGVLVHNYGQGGAGVTVAWGCAQEAAGLAVS; encoded by the coding sequence GTGGACAGTGACGCGAGCAGCGACGTGATCGTGGTCGGCGGCGGGGTCATCGGCCTGACGACGGCTCTTGAACTCGTGGGCATGGGACGGCGCGTGCGGGTCTGGACGCGGGACCCCACGCCTCTGACGACGTCGGCGGTCGCGGGCGCGCTGTGGTGGCCGTACCGGATCGACCCGGTGGAGCGGGTGACCGACTGGTCGCTGCGCTCCCTGCGCGTGTACGAGGAGTTGGCAACGCGGCCCGGTACGGCGGGCGTGCGCATGGCGGAGGGCGTGCACGCCGACACCGTCCTCGACGGTCTGGGGCCGTGGGCGGACGGGGTGGCGGGGCTTCGTCCGGCGACCGCGACGGAGTACGGGGGCGGCGCCGGCCTGTGGGCGCGGCTTCCGCTGGTCGACATGCCGGTGCACCTGGAGTGGCTGAAGGAGCGTTTTCTCGCGGCCGGCGGGCGCGTGGAGACGCGGGAGGTCTCGGACCTCGCGGAGGCGGGCGCGGCGGCTCCGGTCGTGGTGAACTGCACGGGCATCGGCGCCCGGACGCTCGTACCGGACGATTCGGTGCGCCCCCTGCGCGGGCAGCTCGTCCTCGTGGAGAACCCGGGCGTGGACACGTGGTTCACCGGTGGCGGCGACTCCCCCGACACCTCGACGTACTTCTTTCCGCAGCCCGGCCGGCTGATCCTGGGCGGCACGGCCCAGGAGGACGACTGGTCGCTCGACCCCGATCCCGCCGTGGCGGAGGCGATCGTGGCGCGGTGCGCGGGGGTGCGGCCCGAGATCGCGGGGGCACGGGTCATCGGGCACCGGGTGGGTCTGCGGCCGACGCGGCCCGAGGTGCGGGTGGAGCGTGAACGGGCGTCGTGGGGCGGGGTGTTGGTCCACAACTACGGCCAGGGCGGGGCCGGTGTGACCGTCGCGTGGGGCTGCGCCCAGGAGGCGGCCGGGCTCGCCGTCTCCTGA